A part of Candidatus Electrothrix aestuarii genomic DNA contains:
- a CDS encoding ATP-binding cassette domain-containing protein: MIEVKNVAYTYADGTKAVDDVSMTFPEQGIFAVMGLSGSGKTTLLNCIARFLFPQQGAILLDGQDIQAMKESDFRQQVGVVFQHLNLFPHLNVLENMMLALERVQGRSKSEAKAEAMEILDRLNIGELAANYPAQVSGGQAQRVAIARGLALKPKFMLLDEPTSALDAATTSDFAQWLRELQEFTSFIIVTHDLPFAEQTAEQGVYMENGQVREQGRLTEVLQNLDRC; the protein is encoded by the coding sequence ATGATTGAAGTAAAAAATGTAGCCTACACCTATGCGGACGGGACCAAGGCGGTTGATGATGTCAGCATGACTTTCCCGGAACAGGGCATCTTTGCCGTCATGGGCCTGTCCGGTTCCGGCAAGACCACTTTGCTCAACTGTATTGCCCGCTTTTTGTTCCCTCAACAGGGAGCAATCCTCCTGGATGGTCAAGATATTCAAGCAATGAAGGAGAGCGATTTTCGCCAACAGGTTGGGGTGGTGTTTCAGCACCTGAACCTCTTTCCTCATCTTAATGTGCTGGAAAATATGATGCTGGCCTTGGAAAGGGTCCAGGGGCGGAGTAAAAGCGAGGCAAAAGCTGAGGCTATGGAGATCCTTGACCGGCTCAATATTGGCGAGTTGGCAGCAAATTATCCTGCCCAAGTCAGTGGAGGTCAGGCCCAGCGAGTAGCTATTGCCCGGGGCCTGGCTCTGAAGCCCAAGTTCATGCTTCTGGATGAGCCGACCAGTGCCTTAGATGCAGCCACGACCTCGGATTTTGCTCAATGGCTGCGGGAGTTGCAGGAGTTTACCAGCTTTATTATTGTCACCCATGACCTGCCCTTTGCCGAACAGACAGCAGAGCAAGGGGTGTATATGGAAAACGGGCAGGTACGGGAACAAGGTCGCCTTACAGAGGTACTGCAAAATCTCGACCGCTGCTGA
- a CDS encoding ABC transporter substrate-binding protein/permease, whose amino-acid sequence MHYARIILTLTLAFLVLAGPRPAAAEEEFVTALTGKFPPFSYYDKQGNLAGFDVDVSREIARRINRKSRIIATEWDGILAGLLAEKYDAIIGSMAITPARQESVDFSTPYYHSGAQLFVHRDNPDKVYSIEECKGLAVAVVLGETYQHFLEERFPDIQVVTLKSAAEIFAMLEQKRITGFVTDRLVGAWQIKEASRPFVPVGEMLYKERIGIPVRKDSPELLGQINTALAAMEDDGTMQRIHQRYFGLGKTSSSTLGTMEPTVIAAKLLKGFAISLGIALAALLLGFVLAIPSGLLLTFQRGSLKPLHFLVRGFVDFIRGTPVLIQLLFVWLGLGLSPFPAAILTLGICAMAYMAEVIRAGLMSVDPGQDLGARALGLSPIDRFRFVVWPQAFRIAIPPLMNCVVALLKDTALVSIISIPELIREAQSIISVTFEPGLYYLIAGLMFFAVTFPLMKLSDRVERSIKAKGFAHD is encoded by the coding sequence ATGCACTATGCCCGGATAATCCTTACCCTAACCCTTGCCTTCCTTGTCCTGGCAGGCCCACGGCCCGCCGCAGCCGAGGAAGAATTCGTCACCGCCCTGACCGGCAAGTTTCCCCCCTTCAGCTATTACGATAAGCAAGGGAACCTTGCCGGTTTTGACGTGGACGTCAGCCGGGAAATCGCCCGGCGTATCAACCGTAAATCCCGCATCATCGCCACGGAATGGGACGGCATCCTGGCAGGACTGCTGGCCGAGAAATACGACGCCATCATTGGCTCAATGGCCATCACCCCTGCCCGGCAGGAGAGTGTGGATTTCTCCACCCCCTATTACCATTCCGGTGCCCAGCTCTTTGTCCATCGCGACAACCCGGACAAGGTCTACTCCATTGAGGAGTGCAAGGGATTAGCCGTTGCCGTGGTCCTGGGAGAAACCTACCAGCATTTTCTCGAAGAAAGGTTCCCGGATATCCAGGTGGTCACCCTCAAGTCAGCAGCCGAGATTTTTGCCATGCTGGAGCAAAAGCGGATTACCGGCTTTGTCACGGACCGGCTGGTCGGGGCCTGGCAAATCAAGGAGGCCAGCCGTCCCTTTGTGCCAGTGGGCGAGATGCTCTATAAAGAGCGCATCGGCATCCCGGTGCGTAAGGACAGCCCGGAGCTGCTCGGCCAGATCAACACGGCCTTGGCCGCAATGGAGGATGACGGCACCATGCAGCGCATCCACCAGCGCTATTTCGGTCTGGGCAAGACCTCCTCTTCCACGCTCGGCACCATGGAACCCACGGTGATTGCGGCTAAGCTGCTCAAGGGCTTTGCCATCAGTCTCGGTATCGCCCTTGCTGCTCTCCTGCTCGGCTTTGTCCTGGCCATACCCAGCGGCCTGTTGCTGACCTTCCAGCGTGGCAGCCTTAAGCCGCTTCATTTCCTGGTGCGGGGCTTTGTTGATTTTATCCGGGGCACGCCTGTGCTGATCCAGCTCCTCTTTGTCTGGCTGGGGCTTGGTCTCTCGCCCTTTCCGGCGGCCATCCTCACCTTGGGCATCTGCGCTATGGCCTATATGGCCGAGGTTATCCGGGCAGGCCTGATGAGTGTTGATCCAGGCCAGGACCTGGGCGCACGAGCCCTGGGACTCTCTCCCATAGACCGTTTCCGTTTTGTGGTCTGGCCCCAGGCCTTCCGCATCGCCATCCCGCCCCTGATGAACTGCGTAGTAGCTCTGCTGAAAGATACGGCCCTGGTCTCGATTATTTCTATCCCGGAGCTGATTCGCGAGGCCCAGTCCATTATCAGTGTCACCTTTGAACCGGGTCTCTATTACCTGATTGCTGGCCTGATGTTCTTTGCTGTGACCTTCCCCCTGATGAAGCTCTCTGATCGCGTTGAACGATCCATCAAAGCCAAAGGATTTGCCCATGATTGA
- a CDS encoding tetratricopeptide repeat protein, which produces MISTMQPESSEAIIKRICRALSRADGFALYFVLVNLPSARRAFARQVIEQLERPVIELDVPAQGFGDTTLDGWLLPQMEDAPAESAIFLHGLNHVMPTGQVAQRRFLQQLNWRRGVLASVGRPLVIWLPRYALDNMAEHAPDLYDWYSNVYEFASPAEEAEELRSSFLTEFGTAVHPANRQSNTEKEQWLHTLTVLLDEHPQRNAYRAKLLDDAAHLHRALGNMDDAFELDQQSLAIRQELGDRGIRRNNYFSNRGVGEQNIAQGEGVIGKQVNVMQEIYGDNNIVSGMSNVTVSKGIVTEQLATKYAEKLRESKQLIEVFLNTLVEHEESRDQWDSILRKLIAMHKELLTQLEAVQSEDPQVVRLKDEVRQAIEVGKYTDAEKLLNQAESRDIEALEQVEEVAQRVQRRISAAASNAENARLQRLQLRYAKAAVYWQKAANLLPEDRKKERSLYLHRAGFDLNRIGRYTEALPLYEQSLYILRDIGDRTGEGATLNNIGQIYRAQGDDTTALNYLEQSLRIRREIGNKAGESATLNNISQIYQARGDYASALKYLKQSLTISQEIGDRVGEASSSWNIGHAYRELDELCKAEPYMSQAVKIAEQINLPFLEKYRKVLAKLRVEMKGR; this is translated from the coding sequence ATGATATCAACGATGCAGCCTGAAAGCAGCGAAGCTATCATCAAACGCATCTGCCGTGCCCTGAGCCGGGCCGACGGCTTTGCCCTCTACTTTGTCCTGGTCAACCTTCCCTCCGCCCGCAGGGCTTTTGCTCGCCAGGTGATTGAGCAGCTGGAGCGACCTGTGATTGAGCTGGACGTACCAGCCCAGGGCTTTGGCGACACCACTCTGGACGGCTGGCTCCTACCGCAGATGGAAGACGCACCGGCAGAGAGCGCTATTTTTCTGCACGGGTTGAATCACGTCATGCCTACAGGACAGGTTGCACAGCGTCGCTTCCTCCAGCAACTCAATTGGCGACGTGGCGTTCTGGCTTCTGTGGGACGGCCCCTGGTCATCTGGCTGCCGCGTTATGCCCTGGACAACATGGCCGAGCACGCGCCGGATCTGTATGACTGGTACAGCAATGTCTATGAGTTTGCCTCGCCAGCGGAAGAGGCAGAGGAGTTGCGTAGCAGCTTTCTTACCGAATTCGGCACCGCAGTGCATCCGGCCAACCGTCAGAGCAATACGGAAAAGGAACAATGGTTGCACACTCTGACCGTGCTACTGGACGAGCACCCGCAACGCAATGCCTACCGGGCCAAGCTGCTGGATGATGCGGCTCACTTGCACCGTGCCTTGGGCAATATGGATGATGCGTTTGAGCTGGATCAGCAGTCTCTCGCTATCAGGCAGGAGCTTGGCGATAGAGGTATAAGGCGGAACAACTATTTCAGCAACAGAGGTGTCGGTGAGCAGAACATTGCTCAGGGTGAAGGGGTCATAGGTAAGCAGGTCAATGTGATGCAGGAGATCTACGGAGACAACAACATCGTCTCCGGCATGAGCAATGTAACGGTGAGCAAAGGCATCGTTACAGAACAGCTAGCTACTAAGTATGCTGAGAAACTAAGAGAGAGCAAGCAACTTATTGAGGTTTTCCTCAACACACTAGTGGAGCACGAGGAGTCCCGTGACCAGTGGGATAGCATACTGCGAAAACTAATAGCTATGCACAAAGAACTGCTGACCCAGCTGGAGGCCGTGCAGTCCGAAGACCCGCAGGTGGTGCGGTTGAAGGACGAGGTACGACAAGCTATTGAGGTAGGCAAGTATACTGACGCCGAAAAGCTGCTGAATCAAGCCGAATCTCGCGACATAGAGGCCCTAGAACAAGTAGAGGAGGTAGCGCAGCGTGTACAGCGGCGCATCTCCGCAGCAGCAAGTAATGCAGAAAATGCCCGCCTTCAGCGCCTCCAGTTGCGCTACGCCAAGGCTGCCGTTTATTGGCAGAAGGCAGCCAACCTACTACCGGAAGACAGGAAGAAGGAACGGTCACTCTATCTGCATCGGGCAGGTTTCGACCTTAACCGCATCGGCAGATACACTGAAGCTTTGCCTCTATATGAACAAAGTTTGTACATCCTCAGGGATATTGGTGATAGGACAGGTGAAGGTGCTACGCTGAACAACATAGGCCAAATTTACAGGGCACAGGGCGACGATACCACAGCCCTGAACTATCTAGAGCAAAGTCTACGCATTCGCCGAGAGATTGGCAACAAGGCAGGCGAAAGTGCTACGCTGAACAACATCAGTCAAATCTACCAAGCGCGGGGTGACTACGCCAGTGCCCTCAAGTATCTAAAGCAAAGCTTGACTATTAGCCAAGAAATCGGCGACCGGGTAGGCGAGGCAAGCTCAAGCTGGAATATTGGTCATGCCTATAGAGAATTGGACGAACTGTGCAAAGCGGAGCCATATATGAGTCAGGCTGTAAAGATTGCCGAGCAAATCAATCTCCCATTCTTGGAGAAATACCGCAAGGTCTTAGCAAAGCTGCGGGTGGAGATGAAGGGGCGGTAG
- a CDS encoding MFS transporter: MQTKKDPGSSGSSSYAAGHFSSYLRLLRQNRNYRRYWLSSCISQIGDWFNYIAIFVLLNQLTGSGKAVSWFLIAKYLPPAVLGPVAGVIADKFSRKKILIICDLMRAGLVLGYLLIRESDYVWLVYVLAFVQESIWTFYHPARQATVPNLCSKEELSIVNGLSGASWSVMLAFGAALGGFFTAHFGWQAAILADCCSFLLSATVMLTVLIPHREKRAPAQFSLARVTGWLDLKEGFAYIKARPKVIALLTVKSGWALSGGILVMLAVFGEQVFAQENNTGQGGLSGILFSMRGLGAALGPIIAWRLFGDGIPAMRKAIGGAFFFSCAAYILFSQAPNMWFAAFWVFLGHFGGSVQWVFSTTLLHRRVEDRFRGRLFSTEMTLMTLMLSLSTWCTGAAMDFGISPRTIVLVLALLFLLPGSSWLLYLRSLHKTGSSHD, encoded by the coding sequence ATGCAAACAAAAAAAGATCCCGGATCTTCGGGGTCTTCCTCTTACGCAGCAGGTCATTTTTCCTCGTACCTGCGCCTGCTCCGCCAGAATCGCAATTATCGCCGCTATTGGCTGTCCAGCTGTATCAGCCAGATCGGAGACTGGTTTAATTATATTGCCATCTTTGTTCTGCTCAACCAGCTGACCGGCTCCGGTAAGGCGGTGAGCTGGTTCCTGATTGCCAAATACCTTCCTCCGGCAGTGCTTGGGCCGGTGGCCGGGGTTATTGCGGACAAATTCAGCCGCAAGAAGATCCTGATCATCTGCGATCTCATGCGGGCCGGGTTAGTGCTGGGCTATCTGCTCATCCGGGAAAGTGACTATGTCTGGCTGGTCTATGTGCTGGCCTTTGTCCAGGAATCCATCTGGACCTTTTACCACCCTGCCCGCCAGGCCACGGTGCCGAATCTCTGTAGCAAAGAGGAGCTCAGTATCGTCAATGGGCTCTCCGGTGCCTCCTGGTCGGTGATGCTGGCCTTTGGTGCGGCCCTGGGTGGTTTCTTTACTGCCCATTTCGGGTGGCAGGCCGCAATCCTGGCTGATTGTTGCAGCTTTCTTCTCTCTGCAACGGTGATGCTCACGGTGCTGATCCCTCACCGGGAAAAACGAGCCCCTGCACAATTCTCCCTGGCCCGGGTCACGGGCTGGCTTGACCTAAAGGAAGGCTTTGCCTATATCAAGGCGCGCCCCAAGGTCATTGCCCTGCTCACGGTCAAGAGCGGCTGGGCCCTTTCCGGCGGTATCCTGGTGATGCTGGCTGTGTTCGGCGAACAGGTCTTTGCTCAGGAAAACAACACCGGGCAGGGCGGCCTGAGCGGTATCCTCTTTTCCATGCGCGGTCTGGGCGCGGCTCTGGGCCCTATTATCGCCTGGCGCCTGTTCGGGGACGGCATCCCGGCCATGCGCAAGGCCATTGGCGGGGCCTTTTTCTTCTCCTGCGCCGCCTATATCCTCTTCAGTCAGGCACCCAATATGTGGTTTGCCGCCTTCTGGGTCTTCCTGGGCCATTTCGGCGGCTCAGTCCAATGGGTCTTCAGCACCACCCTGCTCCATCGTCGGGTAGAGGACCGCTTTCGTGGCCGCCTCTTCTCCACCGAGATGACCCTCATGACCCTGATGCTGAGCCTCTCCACCTGGTGTACTGGTGCGGCAATGGATTTCGGCATAAGCCCTCGCACCATCGTTTTGGTCCTGGCCCTGCTCTTTCTCCTGCCCGGAAGCAGCTGGTTGCTCTATCTCCGCTCTCTGCACAAAACAGGCAGCAGTCATGACTGA
- the purF gene encoding amidophosphoribosyltransferase, with protein sequence MEHIFPSQEPQSKPTHECGICGIYGHEDAAKLTYFGLYALQHRGQESAGIVSGDGNKMYIHKDMGLVPEVFTESNLQRLSGHLAVGHVRYSTTGESSIINTQPFMVTHQGTPIAVAHNGNLVNSVDLRNHLEQKGSIFQTTMDSEIVIQLMARTMHMGLRKAIKESFACIRGAYSLLLMTQDTMIAVRDPNGFRPLCLGRLADGAYVVASETCALDLITAEYVRDIEPGEVVIINKDGLESVFPWSPRRKSYCIFEQVYFARPDSDIFGTNVYAVRKRMGEILAKEAKIDADFVMPFPDSGNYAAIGYSQASGIPLEMGMIRNHYVGRTFIQPSQAMRDFSVRVKLNPVGALLKGKRVIIVEDSIIRGTTGRSRVKALRDVGAKEVHMLVSCPPTRHACYYGIDFPSATQLIAATKSMEEIAEYLGLDSLTYLSLEGLVEASGLPKDHFCLACFDGNYPVAPDLSFTKESLGGCGCA encoded by the coding sequence ATGGAACATATATTTCCATCCCAAGAGCCCCAGTCAAAACCGACCCATGAATGCGGTATATGCGGAATATACGGTCATGAAGATGCAGCAAAACTCACCTACTTCGGCCTGTACGCCTTACAACACCGGGGCCAGGAAAGCGCGGGGATCGTTTCCGGTGACGGAAACAAAATGTATATTCACAAAGATATGGGCCTGGTGCCTGAGGTCTTTACCGAGTCCAATCTGCAACGCCTGAGCGGTCATCTGGCGGTGGGGCATGTACGCTACTCCACCACTGGCGAGTCCTCTATTATAAATACCCAGCCCTTCATGGTAACCCACCAGGGGACACCTATTGCTGTGGCCCATAACGGCAACCTGGTTAATTCTGTTGACCTGCGTAACCACCTGGAACAAAAGGGCTCTATTTTCCAGACCACGATGGACAGCGAGATCGTTATCCAGCTCATGGCCCGCACCATGCATATGGGCCTGAGAAAAGCCATTAAAGAGAGCTTTGCCTGCATACGCGGGGCCTACTCGCTGCTGCTCATGACCCAGGATACCATGATCGCGGTCCGTGACCCCAACGGCTTCCGTCCTCTTTGTCTTGGTCGGCTGGCTGATGGGGCCTATGTGGTTGCCTCCGAGACCTGTGCGCTGGACCTGATCACTGCCGAGTATGTCCGTGATATTGAGCCAGGTGAGGTTGTCATTATCAATAAGGATGGCCTGGAGTCTGTCTTCCCCTGGTCGCCCCGTCGCAAGAGCTATTGCATCTTTGAGCAGGTCTATTTTGCCCGCCCGGACAGCGATATCTTTGGCACCAATGTCTATGCAGTCCGCAAGCGCATGGGTGAGATTCTGGCCAAGGAGGCCAAAATCGATGCCGACTTTGTTATGCCTTTCCCGGACTCAGGCAATTACGCAGCCATCGGGTATTCCCAGGCATCCGGTATTCCTCTGGAGATGGGCATGATCCGTAACCATTATGTGGGCCGCACCTTTATCCAGCCCTCCCAGGCCATGCGCGACTTTTCAGTGCGGGTGAAACTGAACCCGGTCGGAGCGCTCCTCAAAGGCAAACGGGTCATCATTGTTGAGGATTCCATTATTCGCGGCACCACCGGCAGAAGCCGGGTCAAAGCACTGCGTGATGTAGGGGCCAAGGAGGTCCACATGCTGGTCTCCTGCCCTCCGACCCGCCATGCCTGTTATTACGGCATTGATTTTCCTTCAGCTACCCAGCTCATCGCAGCGACCAAGAGCATGGAGGAGATTGCCGAATACCTGGGACTGGATTCCCTGACCTACCTCAGCCTGGAAGGCCTGGTCGAAGCAAGTGGCCTGCCCAAGGATCATTTTTGTCTGGCCTGCTTTGATGGCAACTACCCTGTTGCCCCGGATCTTTCCTTTACCAAGGAATCTCTGGGCGGCTGCGGTTGTGCCTGA
- a CDS encoding DUF748 domain-containing protein produces the protein MSCRINTVDALVMKSRSGQETHNMTGEPQNPDADSSPDFGEIPINPNAGEKRQKEDQPPSPPPKPKAKPKRPRKQRPKKNKRALPKKKLLLCGFFLLVLPIVLLLSYLAAAHYLLPYYIREHLAQQYSQQLHRPVAVTQVEFAPFSLELQLADIHIGPEFERQEQNDPALCHIATIDTRLGLQNLLRGNIILEDMQIKGMQTELVRRADGSFTNLAWAKQGKAADNQALLPSWLHIDGLSLSESMLVIRDVSTGHKYHLDEISFSLPSAAHQQEETVPTLHALVNGDPIQIRGQRQILADGSAATRLVLQLDNVDPQQILAWLPGTKNNLRITSEQTKASLELIWPDNPQDEEGLILSGRISFAGMDLKTLAANNGASGEFRCKAPRAELILQANPFRKQYKVEELTLEAPQFVISGSSKSKTDDTDALSLFPLSEWTVHLLNPTVLPVDLSIDRLTIYKGSIQRNQDPPWEDFLLELTNYQNRVPQSDNAGEQEQQPPALSFSAQQRKSTVNFQGTTSPDLQLSGELSFTNLDSSLLQPYLGAKQGVQLSGGKTGLVMQVDPQHNIVKELSLEQPLLVLANLPGNSSPQLPLSLWPGQLLDPSALPFSLKLQHLSISKGTVRKGKKALWEDLQLELSTYENQKATKSPLSFSTHQGVETIRFQGHAASDLSLNGKISFHNLEADLLQPYLSADQSMQFSGGKADLNGLLQTKQGKDGKREIRIEQGTLKIPVIRLSQGKQKQAKDLLTASILEAQGCTLHLSSPALSCSDLALQEADFSPQAAGFFLFPDKGKSPLNLSLKNIKIVDSKAWLPLDELDGNENQNNGLTIPLTKLNLEFTNLQQPGQKKDNLHLQAAIGPAGRIKADGTYHQGQANLQLTAEDMNITLLNPAFERLFKKDLAPALQQGHLSFQGLFRVPEFAFQGDVTLRDLRTANRQGTGLSWKNGQAKQVLVGMKPFFMHMDELVLDEPSLKLPSAQSKVPDALTALLRTEKEKPVLPPFTLKQCSIKNGSMPGAGTRLDFREVNGSLAHAAAGTPASFTFSGKANTRKFASQGRLEQDRATLDEFTIAELPMETAAQQFVEHLGLEKKGAIRWVPSAEGKDQGQLDCKDFRPRQDSEYALLLALLTDNEEEFSLPLSLPATALPAEISKAALETLHRLHLQAVVSPQAVLEKELPDLTLPQRIDFVVGDSLPDFMTSLENFSPLLERRPYIGLQIQGRYDDTADREYLLRLLQEEEDYRVNLENDRRKEEMARLLAEEELRQVELVNTDMPIGEDLIPVIEARVDLQPLPHTPIELPKEILPELARQRAKVIREYLLDTIKLPAERVILTKPSPGGPRVDIQIVPLWHQAAESKASSTQEQKD, from the coding sequence ATGTCATGCAGAATCAATACTGTTGACGCTCTGGTAATGAAGAGCAGAAGTGGACAAGAGACGCACAACATGACTGGCGAGCCACAGAACCCAGATGCCGATTCATCACCTGATTTTGGTGAGATCCCCATCAATCCCAATGCGGGAGAAAAGCGACAGAAAGAGGACCAGCCCCCCTCTCCCCCTCCCAAGCCCAAAGCAAAACCCAAAAGGCCCCGCAAACAGCGACCAAAGAAAAACAAGCGAGCTCTTCCCAAAAAGAAGCTCTTGCTCTGCGGATTTTTTCTCCTGGTGCTGCCAATCGTCCTCTTGCTTTCCTATCTGGCCGCAGCCCATTACCTCCTGCCCTATTATATTCGTGAGCATTTGGCGCAACAATACAGCCAGCAACTGCATCGGCCGGTAGCTGTCACCCAGGTAGAATTTGCCCCTTTTTCTTTGGAGCTTCAATTGGCGGATATCCACATCGGCCCGGAGTTTGAACGCCAGGAGCAAAACGACCCCGCCTTATGCCATATTGCCACCATTGACACCCGATTAGGTCTCCAGAATCTGCTCCGAGGCAACATTATCCTTGAGGATATGCAGATCAAGGGAATGCAGACAGAGCTGGTTCGCCGTGCCGACGGCAGTTTCACCAACCTTGCCTGGGCAAAGCAAGGTAAAGCCGCAGACAATCAGGCCCTGTTGCCAAGTTGGCTCCATATTGATGGCCTCAGCCTGAGCGAGAGCATGCTGGTCATCCGGGATGTCTCCACGGGTCATAAATATCATCTTGACGAGATAAGCTTTTCCCTGCCTTCCGCAGCACATCAGCAGGAAGAGACCGTGCCTACGCTTCATGCCCTGGTGAACGGAGATCCGATCCAGATCCGTGGACAACGCCAAATCCTAGCCGATGGCAGCGCAGCAACCCGCCTGGTTCTTCAGCTTGATAATGTTGATCCCCAACAGATCCTGGCTTGGCTCCCCGGTACCAAAAACAACCTGCGCATAACAAGCGAGCAAACCAAGGCCTCTCTGGAGCTTATTTGGCCAGATAATCCCCAGGACGAAGAAGGCCTGATCCTCTCTGGGAGGATCTCCTTTGCTGGCATGGACCTGAAAACCTTGGCTGCCAATAACGGAGCCTCAGGGGAATTCCGATGCAAGGCCCCGAGAGCAGAGCTGATTCTTCAGGCCAATCCTTTTCGCAAACAATATAAGGTGGAAGAGCTGACCCTGGAGGCCCCGCAATTTGTCATCTCCGGCTCCAGCAAAAGCAAGACAGATGATACAGACGCCCTGTCCCTTTTCCCCCTGTCAGAGTGGACAGTACACCTGCTCAATCCGACAGTACTCCCTGTTGACCTGAGCATTGATCGCCTGACCATCTATAAAGGGAGTATCCAACGAAATCAAGATCCACCTTGGGAAGACTTCCTCCTGGAGTTGACAAACTACCAAAACCGTGTTCCTCAGTCAGATAATGCTGGCGAGCAGGAACAGCAGCCCCCTGCGCTGTCTTTTTCCGCGCAACAGAGGAAAAGCACGGTCAACTTTCAGGGCACAACAAGCCCGGACCTGCAACTGAGCGGAGAGCTCTCTTTTACCAACCTGGATTCGAGTCTGCTCCAGCCCTATCTGGGAGCAAAGCAGGGAGTGCAGCTCTCAGGAGGAAAAACAGGCCTGGTGATGCAGGTTGATCCGCAGCACAACATCGTGAAGGAACTGAGCCTGGAGCAGCCCCTGCTGGTCCTGGCTAACCTTCCCGGGAATTCTTCACCCCAGCTTCCCCTCTCGCTTTGGCCTGGCCAATTGCTTGACCCAAGCGCACTACCCTTTAGCCTGAAGCTCCAGCACCTGAGCATCAGCAAGGGAACCGTGCGCAAAGGGAAAAAGGCGCTTTGGGAAGATCTGCAATTGGAGCTGAGTACTTATGAAAATCAAAAGGCGACAAAGTCTCCTCTCTCTTTTTCCACCCATCAGGGAGTGGAAACAATTCGCTTTCAAGGCCATGCTGCTTCTGACCTGAGCCTGAATGGAAAAATTTCTTTCCATAACCTGGAGGCCGACCTGCTCCAGCCCTACCTGAGTGCAGACCAATCCATGCAATTTTCCGGGGGCAAGGCAGATCTGAATGGTCTTCTTCAGACAAAACAGGGCAAGGACGGCAAGCGAGAAATACGGATTGAGCAAGGGACCCTGAAAATACCTGTCATCCGACTGAGCCAAGGGAAGCAAAAACAGGCAAAGGATTTGCTTACAGCCAGCATACTGGAAGCGCAGGGCTGCACTCTGCACCTGAGCTCCCCAGCCCTTTCCTGCTCTGACCTTGCCCTCCAGGAGGCTGATTTTTCTCCTCAGGCTGCGGGATTCTTCCTGTTCCCGGACAAAGGCAAGTCGCCTTTAAATCTATCCCTCAAGAACATAAAGATTGTTGACTCCAAGGCCTGGCTGCCATTAGATGAATTAGATGGCAACGAGAACCAGAACAACGGCCTGACAATCCCCCTGACCAAGCTGAACCTGGAGTTCACCAATCTTCAGCAACCTGGGCAGAAAAAAGATAACCTGCACCTCCAGGCCGCGATTGGTCCAGCCGGACGGATCAAGGCAGATGGCACCTACCACCAGGGGCAGGCCAACCTCCAGCTGACAGCTGAAGACATGAACATCACCTTGCTGAACCCGGCCTTTGAACGCCTCTTCAAAAAGGACCTTGCGCCAGCTCTCCAGCAAGGCCACCTTTCTTTCCAGGGGCTCTTTCGTGTACCGGAATTTGCCTTTCAGGGCGATGTAACGCTCAGGGATCTGCGGACCGCAAATCGACAGGGAACAGGACTCAGCTGGAAGAACGGTCAGGCAAAACAGGTACTGGTCGGCATGAAGCCCTTTTTCATGCATATGGATGAGCTTGTCCTGGATGAGCCAAGCCTGAAACTGCCCTCTGCCCAGAGCAAAGTGCCAGATGCTCTGACAGCCTTACTTCGTACCGAGAAAGAAAAACCGGTCCTGCCACCTTTTACCCTCAAGCAATGCAGCATTAAGAACGGGAGCATGCCCGGCGCAGGTACCCGGCTAGATTTTCGCGAGGTAAACGGAAGCCTGGCCCATGCGGCTGCTGGTACGCCAGCCTCTTTTACCTTTTCCGGCAAAGCCAATACAAGAAAATTCGCCTCCCAAGGACGCCTGGAACAGGATCGGGCAACGCTTGATGAGTTCACCATCGCAGAGCTACCAATGGAAACAGCGGCCCAGCAATTTGTCGAGCACTTGGGCCTGGAGAAAAAAGGGGCTATCCGCTGGGTTCCTTCGGCTGAGGGAAAGGACCAGGGGCAGCTTGATTGCAAAGATTTTCGTCCTCGCCAGGATTCGGAATATGCCCTGCTCCTGGCCCTGTTGACAGACAATGAGGAGGAATTCAGTCTTCCTCTCTCCTTGCCAGCAACGGCCTTGCCAGCAGAAATCAGTAAAGCAGCATTGGAAACCTTACACCGTCTCCATCTTCAGGCGGTTGTTTCTCCCCAGGCTGTGCTGGAAAAGGAGCTTCCTGATCTGACCCTGCCCCAGCGGATTGACTTTGTTGTCGGCGATAGTCTCCCGGATTTTATGACGTCGCTGGAAAATTTCTCTCCCCTGCTGGAGCGCCGTCCCTATATCGGTTTGCAGATTCAAGGGCGCTATGATGACACAGCGGATCGAGAATATCTCCTCCGTCTGCTCCAGGAAGAAGAGGATTACCGGGTCAACCTGGAAAACGACCGCCGCAAGGAAGAAATGGCCCGCCTCCTTGCCGAGGAGGAACTGCGACAGGTTGAGCTGGTGAATACGGACATGCCCATAGGTGAGGACCTGATTCCGGTCATAGAGGCTAGGGTGGATCTGCAACCTCTCCCCCATACACCCATTGAGCTGCCCAAGGAGATCCTCCCGGAGCTTGCTCGCCAGCGCGCCAAAGTTATCCGGGAATATCTTCTTGACACAATCAAGCTGCCAGCCGAGCGCGTCATCCTGACCAAACCCTCACCCGGTGGTCCCCGTGTTGATATCCAGATAGTGCCGTTATGGCATCAAGCAGCTGAAAGCAAAGCGAGTTCAACCCAGGAGCAAAAAGACTAA